The genomic segment TATGGCACTCTCTCATGCGATAAAAACGCATAAAATGATCCAATATATCGAACAAGTTTTAATTGCTCCTACGCCTGGTGTACCAGAAAGACACAGATCGTGTATTAATTGATACAATGATGCTATAGAATACCTCGTCAAAGTGAAAGGATTTATGGATAAAGGCACGAGAAAAGATGTCAAAGCCTATGTTTCAAGTTCCATTAAGAGAGTTCAATCTCTTACAGATTCAGGCTAACTCAACAAAGAAACAGATTCAAGCCCTCCAAGACGAAGCCAAGAAGCGAAACAAATCCGAACTCAAAGTTAAGTACCAACTTTGCAGCGAAAAATACGCAAGCGCCGTCAGATTCGTGCAAGGAGCTGTTGAAGGATTGAAATCTGGTAAATTTGGAGCCGTCAAGGTGTTGACGTCCAGTGCGATGGCTGAAGACTGAAGTTAGATCCTGCAACGAAGCGTTTCTGAAGACGCAGGAGTCATTCAAATATTTGAAGGATGACAATAGATGGTTCACATATCTTGAATTTATCATTGAGTAGGTCTCTCGTAAGAcagtatcacgaatctttatctgtgagacaagtcaatcctaccgatttcacaataaaaagtaatactcttagcataaaaagtaatattttttcatggatgactcaaataagagatctgtctcacaaaatacgacccgtgagaccgtctcacacaagttttgtcTATATTATTTTGGTATTTTGGATAAGATCATATATTGATTGATTCGTACCttgttgttagagtaggtgttcATCAAATCAATTTGTGGTCTAGGTTTTTATGCATGTGATGTCCAATGACAATTTAAAATatagaaataaaattttaaaacttatgtTTTGCTTTGAACCGCGGGAAAACAATACCCAACACTTGTTGTATGTAAGCTAAATAATCTTGAAATAATAAGACATGGTATTTGATATGACATATATATTAGCGTTTGCTGTTGGATTTTATTGGTGATTAGGCTTCATTCAAGACGTGTCACCTTGAATTTCATCACAAGTCACTACAATTTTCACGGATATTTTCTAAGCTTTTgggtaattaaattaaatttaaggaaACTGCATCCTGCGATATTAGTCTGTCTTGTCACAGTTTTGTCTTGGTCCATTGTATTTGTTATTTTtcgtaattttaatttttttcagtgTGGAATTGATATGACACACGCaacatttatataattttaaaatgatgttgaCATGTATagtattatattaatatatttttatgaatataaaaaataattgaaagatGAAATTTGACTTTTGATACCACCTTTTGTCTCTTTTTAGACTTGGTATGCATGCCATCGAACAATTGATGGAAAATAATAATTGAGAGACAAATATTCATTACTAAAACCAATTTCCCAAGAATCAATGAATGACCAAATTAAATACATTTCCGATCACTTGGTCATCACTACGTTTTgccatttcaaaaatatcaactaGAGAAATTACAAGACACAAAAATTACAGTTTTAGTTATGTCATTagtatattttgtattttagttttgtaatttatcaaattttgattttcatataAGTTTTGGTAATTTTTTTACCCGAAACCACTAAATGtattgaatatgatttatttgtcACTGATTGTGTTGTATGCGACATATGTTGTGAGAATAAAACTCATATTACTCGTATTAAAATTTACatgataaaaaagaaaatgaaaaataaaacaaaatgacCTCGAATGCTTCGAAAAGAGAAGTAAAAAGTTTgtccttttttttatttttatttgcatgttagTATATATTTGTGtgatataaaataaaatggtgcaattataattatataaagtCATCAAAATGCAATATTACAAACCTGAGGGGCCAAACTGACTGATTAGATTAGGAGTATATCCAAATCTCAGGGTATATATTCGttatagacttttaatgacttttatggagtttaaaagtctagatgtattcaaactagacttttatatactccataaaagtttagtggtattcaatgtaaacttttgtagaattttaaaaagtcatgactcatgtggtattcaaacttgacttttaaaaactctacaaaaatctataggtattcaaaatgtcaatagacttttaattactctatggaattctattaaatacaagaattatagcctaaggtacaacaataaaatgtcaacaaaagtctttgattcaacctaaagatttggatgtacatttaattgagaaatctcccaaattcaatacaaactttcattcttttctcatctatttattttttcttttatttgtactttttaaaaacataattaaaatttaaattttttattaattattatataacattttatttttaattattttctttaattttagttGTATAAACAAATTCATACCGAtactataccaaaattttcggtataccgaaccaaaaaaaccttacattttaaaaaaatttataatttattgttttaaaatattatatattttaaaattttgtatatttttccggtatttcggtatataccaaaattttcaaattggatatcgttaccgtatcgaaaaattcggtattgttaccgtaccgtatcgaaatcttcggtatacttaaaattcggcaaattcaatattttttattatggtaatctcggtataccgaaaattcggtattttttcccacccctaacAGGGCTTGTATTGGCATGTGCtatattacacaattttctttgaaagaaatatcaatatgaatttcaaattgaactagataatgaagctcaattgtcttcatcagaacaagtttatgaaggtgacgactttgatcagttatttaatactcaaaaacaaTAACGAGCAAATGCTGATGCATGGAGGGATATCATAGCCAATGGAATGTAGAATAatgttgatcaaattgtcagtaatgattagttttttttataaaagactactcgttattttgagtgttcttttaataaaattttattatgaatttataaaaatattattcattaatatgttgaattgacataaagaatttaaattttaatttcaataaattaaatagttcatttgtcgtttttcataaattaaattgatttaacttttaagtaagtaaaattcatttaaattcataaataaaaataataatttaaaattgaagagaTTATCTAtgttcaataattattttaaaaaaattaataaaaaataaatcacaattataaactacaaaattcacataattatatgaaaaaatttacaaaagtctacaaaaatcttgaaaaaaagtctataagagtctatgaattttttttataattctatgagattccataaaagtcaataaaaatctatcaacttCACGAAAatcaatcatttaaaaaaaagtcattaaaaattttttaaagCATATAGTTCATTTGTACTGTAAAACCCACGCTGTACAGATCAATCGGTGGTTGAATATCAAATTTTGAGTTCTAATGGCGATGCTTGAGGTTCCGCTAAACCACGACGTATCGCCGGATATGTCTAATTTTCTCCCGCTTTCCACCGCCGAGCAGCAGCCTTACGTATCCGAACTTCTCTCTTTCACTCTCGATCGCCTCCACAAGGTACGAAAATgtcttaaatttatttttggattttgAATTTTGAGGTATTGAATTTGTTTGATTGTTTTAGGAACCGGAATTGTTGAGAGTGGATGCGGAGAGAATCCGGCGGCAGATGCAGGAGGTGGCTGTGGGGAATTACCGAGCGTTCATCGCGGCGGCAGATGCGCTGCTCGAGATCCGAGAGGAGGTTTCTGCTGTCGATAAGCATCTCGAGTCTTTGGTAATTTTGCTCTTTGTTTGATTATTGTCTTTTTAGCTGAATTTGACCTCGTTTGATTTTATATTCATTTGGCATTGTCGTTGTAGCAACTAGTAATTACTGTTATTTTGATTTTGGATGTTTAGGTTTGGAACAGATTTAATGATTTTGATGTTGGTATAACTCTGTCAAGCAAATTGAACGCAAGCATTAAAATTTGCAGTAGTTTCCAATCGGATGTATTTCTTGACAAGGCTTTGGGCATAGGATATTCATGAACAGTTGATAGTTTTGGAACATACATTGGGAAGATTGGGTTATTTTTTCCATGTTATAATATTTTAGTGCTGCCAGTTAAGGTTTAAAATGAAGGCCCCAGCTTGGATATAAATCTTTACGAGTTAATAAAAActagaaaaaaaattcacaattgTCAACATTTAATTGAGGTGATTCTATTTGAAGGCATTCAATTGTTAAAGATTAAGTAGATGCAATTTATTGAAAGAGTAATATATCAAGAAAATGGctgaatatttataaaattgttTGATCCATTAACATGGAGACTGGTAGTTTGGCTATCTTATGGTTGAAGATATTGCTACATATCTAAAACCTGGGAGATGTTTATGTTTCTCTCTGCTTCTTCGTCAGTTTTTCTTGTTGAGAGAGggtgataaaataataatctCACTGAGACTCGTAAATGCTTGTTCTCTTTACAGATAGCTCAAATTCCGAAGCTTACATCTGGCTGCTCTGAGTTTGTTGATTCAGCAGAACAAATTTTGGAGAAAAGGAGGATGAATCAGACACTGCTTGCTAATCATAGTGCTTTGCTTGATTTGCTTGAAACTCCTCAGCTCATGGACACGTATATCGCTGAGCACATTCGTTTGCTACTTTTATAGATATATTGATGATACGTACTTGGCATAGCCTTCCATGTTCTCCGATGATGATTTAACCTCATCTTGATGTAGTTGTGTGAGAAATGGAAACTATGATGAGGCTCTTGACTTAGAGGCATTCGTTGCAAAACTTACAACAATGCACCCAAAGTAAGTTGCTTCTGCAATTCTCTATGGAATAAAATCAATATTATTGTCCAACCTTATCAAAGCATTTATTGAGGCATCATTTTCTGTTCTTTTCCTCCTTTTCTCTTTCAAAAAAGGATTCCTGTTATTCAGGCCCTGGCAGCTGAAGTCCGGCAGACCACACAGTCTCTTCTTTCTCAGCTTCTGCAGAAACTTAGATCAAACATTCAAGTAATCATTTGGATCTCAAATTTATCCTGTGATATCTGCAGCAACAAATTTTACTAGGACAATAGACCTGGCTGTCATTAAACCTCAATTATGATTTTTCCTGCAGCTGCCAGAATGCCTCCGGATCATTGGATACTTACGCCGCATTGGAGTATTTAGTGAGTATGAGATGCGACTACAGGTACTCATATTTAGATTGTGTCAACTCTATGTCAGGATTATCTTTGTGCATcgttgtaaaataaataaaagattcAGTTTTTTAATCTAGTATTTATTAATAATGGCGAAACATGCATCTGATTTTCTTTAGATCTAATATCCCTGATCTGCAAGTCTTATGAATCAAGGATCTATCTCTGGTGTTCAGTTTTTGAGATGCCGAGAAGCATGGCTTATGGGGAAACTTGATGATTTAGACCAGAGAAATCCTTATGAATATTTAAAAGGGATGGTAGATTGTCACAGAGTGAATCTTTTTGACGTTGTTAACCAATACCGAGCTATATTTGCGGATGACACATCAGGGAGTGAAGAAAATTATGATGGTGGCCTTCTCTTTGACTGGGCCATGCATCAGATTACCTTGCACCTGAAGACTCTGAAAGTGATGCTTCCTAAGATAAGTGAAGGCGGATCTTTGTCCAATATTCTGGATCAGTGCATGGTGGGAATCATTTATTAGTTTCTCCTCCATCATAGTTCTGTGCTACTTCTTTGGTCTCCCTATCCCTACCACCTGGACAAAATAATAGAGACTAAAAAaacatttataaataaataaaactggTGCATTGTTTCTTGTCATTATTTTGGGGAAGTATTAGGTGGATGTGAATGAGGATCAATCTCTGTTGCTTGATACTTATTTT from the Primulina tabacum isolate GXHZ01 chromosome 16, ASM2559414v2, whole genome shotgun sequence genome contains:
- the LOC142528814 gene encoding conserved oligomeric Golgi complex subunit 8-like; this encodes MAMLEVPLNHDVSPDMSNFLPLSTAEQQPYVSELLSFTLDRLHKEPELLRVDAERIRRQMQEVAVGNYRAFIAAADALLEIREEVSAVDKHLESLIAQIPKLTSGCSEFVDSAEQILEKRRMNQTLLANHSALLDLLETPQLMDTCVRNGNYDEALDLEAFVAKLTTMHPKIPVIQALAAEVRQTTQSLLSQLLQKLRSNIQLPECLRIIGYLRRIGVFSEYEMRLQFLRCREAWLMGKLDDLDQRNPYEYLKGMVDCHRVNLFDVVNQYRAIFADDTSGSEENYDGGLLFDWAMHQITLHLKTLKVMLPKISEGGSLSNILDQCMYCAMGLGWVGLDFRGLLPPLFEEAVLNLFSKNMSTAVENFQLVLDSHRWVPLPAIGFPTSGFSEESLDDVTPPSNLMEHPPLAVFINGVSAAMNELRPCAPLSLKHVLAQELVKGLQAVSDSLLRYNTTRMFRSNESALFLKLCQAFIEVAFPHCVTCFNRCYPGGAALIADAKNLFEGIGRLLATSSREIPKPIRNPQTKNATVNGNVPVVENGVLHSIERTASTILDEKEENEKSSPSSQNVVTK